One window of Elaeis guineensis isolate ETL-2024a chromosome 11, EG11, whole genome shotgun sequence genomic DNA carries:
- the LOC105034982 gene encoding uncharacterized protein produces MFKVARWRSEKNKIKAVFKFQFQATQVPRAGWEMIMVTLVPVDTGRPTAKSEKVAVIDGTCRWANPIYETVILVRDPKTGRINERVYRFLVSTTGSTKAEVLGEVAINIADYAEVFKPSSVSLPLKASNIGAILHVTVHRLQGDGKGRESSESGDTTVGQQQKTFLSQLSKCDEEELTNAIDGTKGIKSVEDTSLINSRGQQKFSSSRNLPLPDDSNDNLSKSHSFVARSTSDSDAGSVYTAKENGFSHNNIHQDSPGLLSLLGNSDTPQKLMTSSTDWSGTSAPDGSTDGSTNSSEEAGLRERLQDPDETLEKLRNDIVSLTRKAEISEMELQTLRKQIVKESRRGQDLSREISSLKDDRDALRIECEELKLSQKITIDDKNVIHKLQPDGEDPCSMLEEIKKELNHEKNMNANLHLQLQKTQEANSELLLAVRDLDELLEQKNREISSGKCSKVDLKEEINGHFQKLEFGNRFSHLHNPEHRQGIHKQTSEQDREEQYGLDVLVKEGDDKKVAISLEKKIIDLNSEVELFKKDREDLEMQMEQLALEYEILKQENHDISSKLEQTQLREQLRMQYECSAHLATINDLEAHVESLEKELQSQAEAFEADIETITLAKAEQEKRAIKAEEALRKTRWNTASTAERLQVEFRRLSEQMASTFHANEKLNMQRLNEARELHLQKNHIEELLKRTNEELVLVKGQYCIKTQQLLSLIGFKSKETDRLLLELKDKREELEKQKKQDEVRTNASSEEKLLLTAEIEKLQREKNLLTEQMEQREKWVAGMEQLKTSTEVNEKLLQNNNLEQDALAREITSLKEEVNNSVAKLNELRQVRDEKQTMIGMMKSEIETLKAHISDLKAPLTEDLEKVNLMKQISDLRSDLQKKEDMITSMERTLEDSNVAANANSDLSNKQTGNMPEDEKVIPTNIEGFNIAQIQKGKHYAKNLKSVSTNNVENNEHHDQYPRIGDKKCMHEINGAGKELVISNNGANSEIEGSFVSCTCEGHRIAETLSEMAALKKRNQVMEAELKEMQERYSDISLKFAEVEGERQQLVKTIRTLKSALKN; encoded by the exons ATGTTTAAGGTGGCGAGATGGCGGAGCGAGAAGAACAAGATCAAAGCTGTGTTCAAATTCCAGTTCCAGGCAACCCAG GTACCGCGGGCTGGATGGGAGATGATCATGGTAACCTTGGTTCCTGTAGATACTGGAAGACCAACTGCGAAATCAGAGAAGGTTGCGGTGATTGACGGAACCTGTCGCTGGGCAAATCCAATCTATGAAACAGTGATATTAGTCCGAGATCCAAAAACTGGAAGGATCAATGAGAGAGTTTACCGGTTTCTTGTCTCAACAACG GGATCAACCAAAGCTGAAGTCCTGGGAGAAGTCGCCATCAATATAGCAGATTACGCTGAAGTGTTTAAGCCCTCCTCTGTTTCTCTTCCCCTGAAGGCATCAAACATAGGAGCTATACTGCAT GTTACGGTGCACAGATTGCAGGGTGATGGCAAGGGAAG GGAAAGTAGTGAAAGCGGAGATACAACAGTCGGACAGCAACAAAAAACATTTCTGAGTCAGTTAAGCAAGTGCGACGAAGAGGAACTCACCAATGCTATTGATGGCACAAAGGGCATCAAGTCTGTGGAA GACACCTCACTAATAAATAGCCGAGGACAACAAAAATTCTCATCCAGCAGAAACTTGCCACTTCCTGATGATTCAAATGACAACCTCAGTAAATCTCACAGCTTTGTCGCTAGATCAACATCAGACTCAGATGCTGGTTCAGTATATACAGCAAAAGAAAATGGATTCAGTCATAACAACATCCATCAGGACTCGCCTGGCTTGCTGTCACTTCTCGGCAACAGTGATACTCCTCAAAAGCTGATGACCAGCTCGACTGACTGGTCTGGAACTTCAGCTCCAGATGGAAGCACTGATGGGTCGACAAACAGTTCAGAAGAGGCTGGGCTGAGAGAAAGATTGCAGGACCCAGATGAAACCCTTGAAAAACTAAGGAATGATATTGTTTCTTTGACAAGAAAGGCAGAAATATCAGAGATGGAACTGCAGACTCTCAGAAAGCAAATTGTTAAGGAGAGCAGGCGAGGACAAGATCTTTCAAGAGAAATAAGTAGCCTAAAAGATGACAGGGATGCACTCAGAATTGAATGTGAAGAACTCAAGCTCTCACAGAAAATAACAATTGATGATAAAAATGTTATACATAAGTTACAACCTGATGGAGAAGATCCATGTTCAATGCTTGAAGAAATTAAGAAAGAGCTGAATcatgagaaaaatatgaatgcaaATCTCCACTTGCAACTACAGAAGACACAAGAGGCTAACTCTGAGCTGTTACTCGCTGTCAGAGATCTGGATGAACTGTTGGAACAGAAAAACAGGGAAATCTCATCTGGCAAATGCAGCAAAGTGGATCTTAAGGAGGAAATCAATGGGCACTTCCAAAAATTGGAATTTGGAAACAGATTCTCACATCTGCACAATCCCGAACATAGACAAGGGATACACAAACAAACCTCTGAACAAGATAGAGAAGAGCAGTATGGATTGGATGTATTAGTAAAGGAGGGGGATGATAAGAAAGTGGCAATTTCACTAGAGAAGAAGATCATAGACCTCAACAGTGAAGTAGAGTTGTTCAAGAAAGATCGTGAAGACCTGGAAATGCAAATGGAACAGCTTGCTCTGGAATATGAGATCTTGAAACAGGAAAACCATGACATATCTTCAAAGCTGGAACAAACACAGCTGCGAGAACAACTCAGGATGCAGTATGAATGTTCAGCACACTTAGCCACTATCAATGACCTTGAAGCCCATGTAGAAAGTTTGGAGAAAGAACTTCAGAGTCAGGCCGAAGCATTTGAAGCAGATATAGAAACTATAACACTAGCCAaggcagagcaagagaaaagagccATAAAAGCTGAAGAGGCATTGAGGAAGACGAGATGGAACACTGCCAGCACTGCTGAACGGCTCCAAGTAGAATTTAGAAGGCTTTCTGAACAAATGGCATCTACATTTCATGCAAATGAGAAATTAAACATGCAAAGACTAAATGAAGCTAGGGAACTGCATTTGCAAAAAAACCACATTGAAGAACTATTAAAGAGAACAAATGAAGAGCTTGTATTAGTAAAAGGCCAGTACTGCATTAAAACGCAGCAGCTACTAAGCCTGATAGGTTTCAAATCCAAGGAAACTGATAGGCTACTCCTGGAACTCAAAGATAAAcgtgaggagcttgagaagcaaaAGAAACAAGATGAAGTGAGGACAAATGCTTCCTCAGAAGAAAAGCTGTTGCTCACAGCTGAGATTGAAAAGCttcagagagagaaaaatcttctTACTGAACAGATGGAACAGAGAGAAAAATGGGTAGCCGGGATGGAACAATTGAAGACATCAACTGAAGTAAATGAGAAGCTACTGCAAAACAACAATTTGGAACAAGATGCGCTTGCTAGAGAAATCACATCATTGAAGGAGGAAGTAAATAATTCGGTGGCAAAATTGAATGAACTGAGGCAAGTAAGGGATGAAAAACAGACAATGATCGGAATGATGAAATCAGAAATAGAAACCCTTAAAGCACACATCAGTGACTTGAAAGCTCCCTTGACTGAGGATCTGGAAAAGGTGAACCTGATGAAACAAATTTCTGACTTAAGGAGTGACCTTCAGAAGAAGGAAGACATGATTACCAGTATGGAGAGAACACTTGAGGACAGCAATGTGGCAGCAAATGCAAAC AGTGATCTCTCAAACAAACAGACTGGAAACATGCCTGAAGATGAGAAGGTCATACCAACAAATATTGAAGGTTTCAACATTGCCCAAATACAG AAGGGAAAGCATTATGCTAAGAACTTGAAGTCTGTTAGCACCAACAATGTTGAAAACAATGAGCATCATGATCAATACCCCAGGATAGGAGATAAAAAATGTATGCATGAAATAAATGGTGCCGGTAAAGAACTAGTCATAAG CAACAACGGAGCTAATTCCGAGATAGAAGGAAGCTTTGTTTCCTGTACCTGTGAAGGGCACAGGATAGCCGAAACATTAAGTGAAATGGCAGCACTGAAAAAACGAAATCAAGTAATGGAAGCTGAGCTAAAAGAAATGCAGGAAAGATATTCTgacataagtctcaagttcgcaGAAGTAGAAGGTGAAAGGCAACAGCTTGTGAAAACAATCCGGACTCTAAAAAGTGCTTTGAAGAATTAG